The following are encoded in a window of Anopheles stephensi strain Indian chromosome X, UCI_ANSTEP_V1.0, whole genome shotgun sequence genomic DNA:
- the LOC118517448 gene encoding myophilin: MAPRNKEQEAEVLQWISDVLGEKLPPGAYEDVLKDGVVLCKLINKMAPGSVKKIQERGTNFQLMENIQRFQAAIKKYGVPEEEIFQTADLFERRNIPQVTLCLYSLGRITQKHPEYNGPTLGPKMADKNERNFSEEQLRAHHGELNLQMGYNKGASQAGCGSFGNSRHM, from the exons ATGGCG CCCCGCAACAAGGAACAGGAAGCCGAAGTGCTGCAGTGGATCAGCGATGTGCTGGGCGAAAAGTTGCCGCCCGGTGCGTACGAGGACGTCCTGAAGGATGGTGTGGTGCTGTGCAAGCTGATCAACAAGATGGCGCCGGGCTCGGTGAAGAAGATCCAGGAGCGTGGCACCAACTTCCAGCTGATGGAAAACATTCAGCGCTTCCAGGCCGCGATCAAGAAGTACGGTGTGCCGGAGGAGGAAATCTTCCAGACGGCGGACCTGTTCGAGCGCCGCAACATCCCGCAGGTGACGCTCTGTCTGTACTCGCTCGGAAGAATT ACCCAAAAGCATCCGGAATACAATGGACCGACCCTTGGTCCCAAGATGGCGGACAAGAACGAGCGTAACTTCTCCGAGGAACAGCTGCGGGCTCATCACGGCGAGCTGAACCTGCAGATGGGCTACAACAAAGGTGCCTCCCAGGCCGGGTGTGGTTCGTTCGGCAACTCGCGCCACATGTAG